The window TGTCGCGCACCTGCGGGCGCACATTGGGCCCGTCGTTGACCACCCGGCTTACCGTTTGCAGCGAGACCCCCGCTTCCTCGGCCACATCCCTGATCGTCACTGTCTTGCGCACGCGCGCCATGATCCGCCTCGTCCCGTCCGGCCCTTCGGAGGCTTCGCCCCCGGTTGCGCCACGCCGCCCGATGCACCGGCAAAAGCGCTGCATCGACCCTCAATCCAATCCTGCGCCGATTGCGCAAGAATGTCGCGAGCGGCAAGCCATTTCGCGTGCAGTTTCACACTGATGCGAATGGCGGCTCGAAACAGCAAGGGCTGCACCCGGCGGTTTGCGCCAGATGCAGCCCTGCTCTTGTCCCGTCGCGCGCTTCCTTAGAAGTTGAAGCGGGCGATGAAGGTGTAGCGCCGGTCGTTGCGGAACACCGCCGAGGTGGTACGGTTGCCGTCGAAGTCGATGACGGTCGACAGGTTCGTCGTCTCGTCGAGCAGGTTCACACCTTGTACGCCCAGCTTGATGTTGGGGGTCAGGTTGTAGAAGATCGTCCCGTCGAGCTGGCCGCTGGCATCCTGATAGGTCGCCGAGAACGGGAACAGATCGTCCCGCGGCGTCACCAGGAAGTCGCTGCGCCAGTTGTAGGCGGCGCGAACCGACAGCGGGCCCTTTTCATAGAACAGCGTCGCGTTGACGGTGTGCTTCGAAGTACCGGCCAGCGGCAGTTGCCCACCGAACGGCCCGTTGTTGAGCGGCTGCCCGCTCGAATTGACCGAAGGCGAGCCGATCCCCGAAATGTTCGGGTTCGGGAAGTCGCTGGCATCGATATAGGTGTAGGTGGCGGCCGTCCCCAACCCGTCGAGGAAGCCGGGCAGGAAGTCGAAGGTCTGCTGGTAGGCGAATTCCACACCCTTGAGCAGGCCATTGATGTCGTTGGCCGGACCGCTGATGATCACGTCCTGCGACGTGCCGCTGGCGGTGGTGTAATTGACCAGACCCGTGCCGTTCGAGATGATCCCGGTGATGTCCTTCGCGAACAGTGCCAGACTGATCTGACCGACGTTCGAGAAGTAATATTCGAAGCTCAGATCGTAGTTCCACGCTTCGGTCGGAAGGACGTTGCGGTTGCCGGTGCGCACCGACAGCAGCGGACCGTCGTTGACCCGCCCGCTGAACCCGAGCGTGCCGCTCGCGTTGAACAGGTTGAGATCGGGACGGCTGATCCCCTTCGACACGGCACCGCGGATCACCAGTCCGCTACCGTTGTCGTAGCGGACGTTGAAGGACGGCAGGAAGTGGTCGAAGTTGATGTCGCGATTATCGCGGATCAATTCGCCGGTGTGCAGCGCGGCGAACTCGGCCAGACGGGCACCGGTCAGCTGGCAGAACGCCTGCTGCGGCACACCCGGACCGCCTGCGCCGCGGCAGACTGCCTGAACTTCATCGACCTGGACAACGCCGTCGCCGTTGCCGCCGACATTGACGCCGTTTTCAAGCCGGATCGCATCGAACCGCGCCGGATCGGGGAATGCCAGCACCGAATCGTTGCTGACGTTGGTGCGGACATAGCGCAGGCCGATATTGCCCGAGAGCGAGGCGCCGCCGTCAAAGTCGGTGCCGAAGTCGAGCCGCGCATAGGCCGCCGAAGTGATTTCGGTGACATCCGAGATTTCCTCGGGACAGAACGGATCGCACTGCACCGTCGAACCGTCGAGCCGCGTGCGGCTGCGGCCATTGACGCCCAGGTTGAAGCGTTCGGGCGATTGGCCCAGCGTGCTGATCGCATCCCACTGCTGGTCGGTCACGCCGTCGAGATATTCCTGAAGGAAATCGTCGCCGCCGTAGAAGAACGCGCCGCCGCCAGCGATCGGGGTCGATGCCTCGCCGCGCTGGAAGTTGTCGGCAAAGGGCGTGCGATAGGCCGCTGCGCTGGGGAATTCGTCGGTGAACACGCCGCCGCCGATCGCGAATTCCTGACCCGGCAGGCCGGTATAATAACGGCCCGGCACGAAGCCGCCCGTCGCAGCGCAGCCCGGCCCTTCGTTCCACGGAGCGCAGCCCGCACGGCCCGCCCATGGCGCCGACAGGTTGCCCCAGGTGCTGAAGTTGGTGTTGCGATTGATGCGGTCACGCGCAGCCCAGCGGCCACCGACCTCGACCCGGCGGAAGAACCCGTCTTCGCTCAGGTCGTATTCGAGGCTGCCGGCCAGCGTGTACAGCTCGCCCTCGTTCTTTTCCTGGCTGTCGAGACCGAACCAGTAATAGTTGTTGAGGCCGCTGGTGAAGTAATCCGACGGTGCGCCAACGGGAGCGAGGAACTGGATGTCGGGCGTGCTGCCGCGCAGATCGACCGAAATGTCGGTCCAGGTGCTGAGCGCGCCAAACACCGAATCGCGCCGCAGGTTCGAGCGCAGGCTCTGCATTTCCACCTTGCCGCGGAAGCGCTCGGTGAAGTTCATCTGCGCGTCGAACGAAATGTCCTGCGTCACCGAGTTGGCTTCACGCAGGAAGCGCAGCGAGTCGGTCGGGATACCGCCGCGACCGAAGGGGTTGGCATAGGCGTTGCCGACGTTCTGCGTCAGGATGCCATTCACGAACCGGCCGTTCTCGTCGAACTCGTAGGTCGTGCCCGGACGCGGCTGATTGGTCGACACGCCATCGTCGATCCGGCCGAGTAGCGCGAATTCTTCCGTGGCGAAGGTCGTTTCCGAACGCAGGAATTCCAGCGTCATCACCAGATCGCCGTCGAGCGTTTCGAACTGGCCGACGGCCGAGAAGGCCTCGCGATCGCGATCGAGCGTGGTCGAACGCACACCGGCATATTGCGGCACCAGCACCGACCCTGCCGGCGGGAAGTTGTCCGGCGTAAAGTTCGGCTGATCGCCGAAACCGCCCGAGTTGAGCGGGAAGATGCGCGCGCAACCGGCGCTGAGATCGGCCGGACGGAAGCAGCTGTCGATCACCTGCGAGGAGTCCGTGCGGCTCTTCAGTTCAGACTTCGAATAGCTCAGCTGGAGACCGAAGGTGCCCTGACCGGTTTCGAAGGTGTCCGAAGCAAGGATGTTGAAGGTCGGCGACCATTCCTGCCGCAAATCGCCGTAGTTGGCTTCGACCGAGCCGGCGATCCGGAACCCGCGGCGGTCAAGCGGCTTGCGGGTGACGAGGTTCACGAGACCCGCAATGTGGCCTTCGATCTGGTCGGCCGTGATGTTCTTGTAGGTTTCGACCCGGCCGACGAGTTCGGGCGAGACATCCTCGAAGCTCAGCGCGCGGCCGCCGTTGGCCGAGAAAATGTCGCGGCCGTTGAGCTGCGAGCTGACATAGGGAAGGCCGCGAATGATGACGCCGGTGCCTCGACCGAGAAACGCGTCGGGTCCGAGGTCTTTTCGAAACGGCCGATGTTCACGCCGGGAATACGCTGGAGCGTTTCGGCGACCGAACGGTCGGGAAGTGCGCCGATGTCTTCAGCGGTGATCACGTCGACCACGGTGTCGGCGCGGCGCTTGATCGCCTGCGCGGATTGCAGCGAGGCGCGGAAGCCGGTGACGACGATCGTGGAATCGGCCTCTTCGGCGGTCTCGGGGGTTTCGTCGGCTGCGGCATCCTGCGCCAGTGCGGGGCTGGCCGCCGCGATCGCCAGTGCCGAAGCCGTGCACGTTGCAAACAGGCGCCGACGCGGCGCGAGCCTAACCTTGGTCATGATGTCATCTCTCCCCATGCCGCGCCAGTTGTTGCCCGGAACTGCGGCTGTGGCGCTTTCTAACGCATTTTGAGAGCGTTCTCAAGACTTGTAATCTGTGGTTCATATTGCATTCTGGCAACACATGGGACCGGGGCATCACCCCCGCCCAAGGCCCTGCGAGAGGCCGGTTGGGGATCGAGGAAAACGTGGCAATTGAACGCATTATCATCGTTGGTGGCGGCACCGCCGGGTGGATGGCCGCGGCTGCACTGGGGCGCCTACGCAACGGGCGGCCTGTGGAAATCACCCTGATCGAATCCGAAAGCATCGGCACGGTTGGCGTGGGCGAGGCGACGATTCCGCCCTTTGTCGGGTTCAACCAGCTGCTCGGCATCAACGAGGCCGAAATGCTCAGCGAAGTGGGCGGCACCTTCAAGCTGGGCATCCAGTTCGAAAACTGGGGCAAGCTCGGCGACAGCTACATCCATCCCTTCGGCGCCTATGGTTACAACATGGGCGGGATCAGCTTCCACCATGTCTGGCACCGGCTCGCCGTGGCGGGCGACAAGCGCCCGATCCAGGTCTTCAACCTCGAAACGATGGCGGCCTATTTCGGCAAGTTTGCCCGCACCGAGGATTTCAAGGGCGCGGATGCGCCGCCGGTCAATTATGCCTATCACCTCGATGCGGGCCGTTATGCTGCGTTCCTGCGCAAGCTGGCCGAAAGCCGCGGCGTGGTGCGGCAGGAAGGCAAGGTCGTCGACGTTGCGCTGGATGGCGAAAGCGGGTTCGTCACCGCGGTCACGCTGGATGGCGGAAAGCAGATTGCGGGCGATCTGTTCATCGATTGCTCGGGTTTCCGCGGCCTGTTGATCGAGCAGGCGCTGCAGACGGGTTACGACGACTGGAGCAATTACCTGCCCTGCAATCGCGCGGTCGCCCTGCCCTGCCAGCGCGAGGACGGCAGTCCGCCCCCGCCCTTCACCCGCGCGACCGCCCACGGCGCAGGCTGGCAATGGCAGGTGCCGCTGCAACACCGCAACGGCAACGGCCATGTCTATTGCAGCGCCTATATGGAAGACCAGGAAGCGCTCGACATCCTGCTCGGCAATATTGCGGGCAAACCGCAGGCCGAACCCAATTGGCTGCGTTTCGTGACCGGGCGGCGCAAGAAGTTCTGGAACAAGAACGTCGTTGCGCTGGGTCTTGCCGCGGGCTTCATGGAGCCGCTCGAATCGACTTCGATCCACCTCATCAACACCGGGATCGACAAGCTGATTTCGTTGCTGTCGCTCGACGGGATCACCAAGGTGCAGGAGGATACATTCAACCGGCTGACGGGCCGCGAATATGCACGCATCCGCGATTTCCTGATCCTGCATTACAACGCCACCAGCCGCACCGACACCGAATTCTGGAACCATGTCCGCACGATGCCGGTGCCCGACACGCTGACCGAAAAGGTCGAGCTGTTCCGCGCCAACGGCCAGATCTTCCGCGAGGAAGACGAGCTTTTCACCGAAACCAGTTGGGCGGCGGTAATGATGGGTCAGGGCATCAGGATGGGCAGCCACAACGCGATGGCCGATGCGCTCGATCCGGCAACGACCGCGCGCGAGATCAACGACATGGAGCAATCGATCCGCTATCTGGTGCAGCGCATGCCGGGGCATGGCGATTACCTCGCGCGCTATTGCCCCGCGCCGATGGCCGCTTGAGGCAGCCTGTCGCCGCAGCGGTTTTCTTGACAAACGGGGAGGCGGACGGAAAGGGAGCGGGCGTCCCCCGCCCCCGCCCTGCCCGAGGTTTCCCGTTCCATGACTGAAGCATCGCAAGGCTGGACCGCGCTGGTGCTGGCCGGGCAGCGTCCGGGGGTCGACCGGCTCGCCGCGCATTTCGGGCGCGAGGCCAAGGCGCTGATCCCGGTTGCGGGAACACCGATGCTCGCCCGCGTGCTGCGCACGCTGGCCGATACGCCGCAAATCGCGCGGATCATCGTGCTCGCGCAGGATGCGCCCGCCTTGCTCACCGATCCCTCACTCGTCTGGACGAAGGACGATCCGCGGATCTCGGCACGCGTATCGGGGCCAACGATCAGCGGATCGGTGCTGGCAGCGGTTGAGGACCCGGCGGTCGGACTGCCCGTGCTGGTGACCACCGCAGACAATGTGATGCTAACCCCCGCAACCGTTACGCAATTCATCGCCGGTGCCGGGGCGCGCGATGTGTCGGTCGCCTTTGTCGAACGCGCCAATCTCGAAGCTGCGGTCGGCCCGAACAAGCGCACCTGGCTGACCTTCCGCGACGGCGCATTCACCGGCGCAAACCTGTTTGCGCTAAGCGGGCCGGGCAGTTTTGCCGCGCTCGGGTTCTGGGAGAAGGTCGAAGCCGACCGCAAATCGGTGCTGCGGCTCGCGGCACATTTCGGCCCGGTGCTGATGGTCCGCCTGCTGCTGCGCCGGATGGATCTACGCGCCGCGCTTGAAGCTGCCGGCAGGAAACTTGGCGCATCGGCCGCGCCGGTGGTGTTGTCGGACGGGCGGATGGGGGTCGATGTCGACAAGCCCGAAGATCATGCGCTCGCCGAAAGATTGCTTGAAAGCCATCGCGCATGAAGCGGATCTGCTTTCTGTTCAATCACGACCAGACCCATCAGATCGCGCACAGCCTGCCGATCGCGCTGGCTCTGGCCGCGCGCGGGCAGCACCGGATCGTGCTCGCCTATGCCCGTCCGCAGGCCCGCGCCGAGATCGAACGGCAGGCCGACCCTGCACTGCTGGCCCGGATGGAGCTGGTGCATCTCACGCTGAAAAGCGGCGTGTCGCGCGCGCTGGCAAGTGGGCTCGAAAGGGTGCTGCCCGCGACCAAGCTGCTCATCTACCGCGACAATCTCGATTTCTTTCGCAGTTTCGATGCGATCGTGGTTGCCGAAAAGACCACGCTGCTGCTCAAGACGCGCTATGGTCTGGACAACGTCAAGCTGATCCACACCCGCCACGGTGCGGGCGACCGCGCGATCGGTTTCAACCCCGAAAGCGCGCGCTTCGATCTGGTGCTCGTCTCCGGCCCCAAGATCGCGCGCCGCCTGATCGATGAAGCGGGGCTGGTGCCCGCGCAGATCGCCGAAGTCGGCTATCCCAAGTTCGACCTGTGCGCGGCCAACCGCTTTGCCGACAACTTTCCGCAACCAGCGCGGCCGACGGTGATCTACAATCCGCACCCCTCCCCCAAACTGTCGAGCTGGTTTCGCGACGGCCAAGCGGTGCTCGACGCATTCTGCGGGCAGGATCGCTACAACCTGATCTTCGCACCGCACGTGATGCTGTTCGCGCGCCGATGGGTGGTCACCGTCGATCCGCCGAGCATCGCGCGGGTCGCGCCTCCCGGTCCCGAATATGACCGCGAGGCGCGCATCCACATCGACACCGGCAGCGCCGCGAGCAGCGACATGCGCTACACCAACAGCGCCGATATCTACCTTGGCGACGTCAGCAGCCAGATTTACGAATTTCTGCGCGTGCCAAGGCCATGCCTGTTCCTCAACAGTCATGGAGCCCAATGGCAGGGCGATCCCAATTATCTGCATTGGCAGGCCGGCCCCGTGCTGGACAGCGCAGCGGATCTTCTCGATGCGATCGACGCCGCAGTGGCATCGCATCCGGACTATGCGCCGCTGCAGCAAAGGCTTATCGACGCGACATTCTCGCAGTCGGATCGCCCTTCTGCCGAACGCGCCGCCGATGCGATCACGGCGTTTCTCGAAGGAACCAACGCGTGAACAGTGCAGCTGCCTTTTGGCGTTACGGCGTGATCAAGACGCTTCGCAAATGGCGCGCGGCCGCTTTGTCGCCGCTGTTGCAAGCGCGCGGGGGCGACGCGGTGGAATCGGCCTATGGCGTGCGGATGGTGCCCAACTGGCAGGACACCACATTCCGTTACTGCATCTTCGGCACCTATGGCCGGGACCTTGCCGATCTGCTGCTTGGCCAGCGCGCGGATTTCGCCTTTGTCGATATCGGCGCCAATCAGGGGCTCTATTCGCTGATTGCCGCCCAGAACCTGAAATGTCGGCAAGTGATCGCCTTCGAGCCTGTTCCGGCCACGCATGCGCGGCTTGCGGCGAATGTGGCGCTCAACCCCCAAGCGGCGCGCACCGATCTGCACGAATTGGCAATCGCGGACAACGCGGGCGAAGTGACGATCAGTGTCGCGGCACATCACACCGGCACAGCGACGCTTGCCGGGCGCGGCGATGCGGCCGCGTCTGGCGGTGCGGTGGTGATCCGGACGATCGACGCAGCGATGCTCGAACCGTTGCTCGCGGGCGCGTTGCCGCTGTTCGTCAAGATCGATGTCGAGGGGCTGGAGGCGGTGGTGATCGCCGAACTGGCCAAAACCCCGAGCTTTGCGCGCGTGGAATCGATCTTCTACGAGGTCGACGAAAGATGGGCGAGCGCGGTCGAAATCGAAACCCGTCTGCGCGCCGCGGGCTTCACCCGCTTTGCCAAATACGGGCGCGGGCATCACTACGACGTGCTGGCCAGCCGCGCCTGAAGCACCGCATGCGCGAGCGCATGGCCCGACAACCACGCGCCTTCGACGCGCGGCGAGTGAAGCCAATCTCCGGCGACCCCGATGTTTTCGTCGGCGTCGAAAATTGCGCCCTCGCCCTTCGCGGCCTGCGGCTGCGCGTAAAGCCAGCGGTGGGCATCGAGATGGATCGGGGCAGGCGGCGCAATGCCCGTGGCGGCAGCAAAATCGGCGAGAAGAATCGCGGCAACCTCATCCTTGGGCAGGCCGATCAGTTCCCGGCTGCGGGCGGGACTGGCGTGGATTACCCAAGCTTCGCCGCCGGTGCGACCCGGCTTTGCCGAATTGCGCGCAGCCCAGCTGACCGGGCTATTCTCCGAACGGAAGGTATCGGCCAGTGGCAGCGGCTGGTCAAAGCCTGCCATTACCGCCCAGCACGGCGCAGACACGACTGCTGCCGCGCGGGCGGCCAATTGCGGCGCGCATCCGGAAAGAAGGTCGGCCGCCTGTTCTGCGGGGATGGCGACGAGCACCATCGGCGCTGCAAAGACGCCGTCCGCGGTCTCCACCCGCCAACCGCGATAGCTTCGCTCAAGGCTTTCGGCGCGCGTGTTCCAGCGCACATCGAGCGTGGACGCCATGTGCTTGATGCAGGCATTCATGCCCGGGGTGCCGACCCACGCATCATCCCCTGCCGCAGGCCACGGGGCCGCCGCGCCAGCCGCATGCCAGCCCGCCACGGTTGCCCGAAAGGCCGCGTCGCGCGCAGTGAAATATTGCGCGCCGTGGTCGAAGCTTACCTGCTCGCCAGCGATATCGACCCGCCGCGCGGCCATCCTTCCGCCGGGGCCGCGGCCCTTGTCGAGCACGATGACGCGCTGGCGGCCTGCCACAAGCGCGCACGCCGCGGCACACCCGGCCATGCCCCCGCCTATGATGAGAATATCGCTCGAATGATTTGATTGCCCGTTCATCCCGCGCCAACGCACCAGCGGCGCGGTGGTTTCACGGTGCGGAGCGCGGCGCGCAGGATTCTGCCAGCACCAGCGAGAACTGTCCCGCCGCATCGGTCCACCGCGCGCGCGGTTCCCATCCCCCCGCAGCGAGCAACTGGTGCCCCGAACGGCGGGTGAACTTGTGGCTGTTTTCGGTGTGAATCGTCTCGCCTGCGCGCATCGCGAATGGCTTTCCGCTGACGGTGAAGCTCACATCCCTTTGCGCCCTCAAATGCATCTCGATCCGCGCGAAGGTATCGTTCCAACGCGCCTCGTGGGCAAAGGCATCGAGCGGAATGTCGGCATCCAGCTCGCGGTTTATCCGCGCGAGCAGGTTGCAGTTGAACGCCGCTGTCACGCCCTGCGCATCGTCATAGGCGGCGATCAGCACGTCGTGATCCTTCACCAGATCCATGCCGATCAGCAGCAAGGCCCCCTCGCCCAGCGTCTCCTTCATCGAGCGCAGGAGATCGGTCGCGGTGCGCGCGATCATGTTGCCGATGGTCGAGCCGGGAAAGAAACCGAGCTTGGGAAGACCCGTAACCTCGTGCGGCAATTCGACGCGGCGCATGAAATCGGCTTCGACCGGATGGACATCGAGCGCGGGAAACTTCGCTGCCAGCGCGGCCGATGATGAGCGCAGGAAATCCCCGGCAATATCGAGCGGCACATAGGCCGAGGGCGCGATCGCCGAAAGCAGCAGCGGTGTCTTGACCGACGAGCCCGAACCGAACTCGACCACCGCATGCCCCGGCCCGATCAGCTGTGCGATCTCCTGCGCGCGGTCGGTCAGGATCTCGGTTTCGGCCCGGGTCGGGTAGTATTCGGGAAGCCGGGTAATATCCTCGAACAGTTCGGAACCGATATCGTCATAGAACCAGCGCGCCGGGATCGCCTTTTGCGGGGCGGAGAGCCCTTCCAGCACATCGGCCCTGAATGCGCAGTCGACGCCCTCGGCATCACGTTCCACCAGCTTGAGACCTTGAGCAAATGTCATTGGATAAGGTCCTTTGCCAGCCGCAGTCCGGTGAACTGCCAGCGTTGATGGGGGTAGAAGAAATTGCGATATGACGCGCGCGAATGGCCGCGCACCGTGGCGCAGCTCGCGCCGCGCAGCACGACCTGCCCGCTCATGAACTTGCCGTTGTATTCGCCCACCGCGCCATCGGGCACGCGGAAGCCGGGATAGGGAAGATAGGCCGAACGGGTGAACTGCCAGCAGTCGCCGAACAGGCCGGGCGACCCCGATGGGAGCGGCGGCGATGCCCTATCGAGCTGGTTGCCCAAGGCCGGATCATGCGCTGCGGCGATAACCTCCCATTCGAACTCGGTCGGAAGCCGCGCGCCTGCCCAAGTGGCAAAGGCATCGGCTTCGTAATAGGAAATATGCGTGACCGGGGCATGGGGATCGCGCTGTTGCCAGCCCCGATGCGTGAAATGCGTCCCGTCCTCACCCCAATACAGCGGCGCGCGGATGTGCTCGGACTGGACCCATGCCCAGCCATCGGCCAGCCATAAACGCGGCTTGGCGTATCCGCCGTCGCTTATGAAGGCGTCCCATTCGCCGTTGGTGACCAGCCGATCGGCCAGCGCGAAGGGTTGAAGGAGGACGCGGTGGCGCGGGCCTTCGTTGTCGAAAGCAAAACCCGCCCCTTCGTGACCGACCATCGCGATCCCGCCGGGATGCTGATGCCAGCCCATCGCGGCCGTGGTCAGTGCCGGAGGGCTGCTCCTCGCGTCCCACATCGCCGGACCAAGCGGGTTCTGGAACAGCGCGTGCTTGATGTCGGTCAGCAGCAATTCGATATGCTGCTGCTCATGCGCGATGCCGAGCGCGATCAGATCGGCGTGTGCCGGATCGGCGAGCAGCGGGGCCATCGCGGCATCGACCACGGCGCGCCATTCGAAAATTTCCTCAAGCGACGGGCGCGACAACAGCCCGCGCGCGCCGCGCGCAATCCGCGCCCCTTCGGCTTCGTAATAGGAATTGAACAGGAACGGCCAGCGATCGTTGTGAAGCGTGTATCCGGGCGCATGTTCGCGCAGCAGGAAGGTCTCCCAGAACCACGTGGTGTGGGCCAGATGCCATTTGGCAGGCGACGCATCGGGCATCGACTGAATGGTCGCATCGGCATCGCTGAGCGGCGCGACCAGCGCCTCGGTCAGGGATCGCAGCGCCGAAAATTCGCAAGCGAGGCCGGACGCATCGGGTGTTGATCCAGGCGAGAACTGGTTGCGGTGCACAAGGCCTCCATAGCCACCCCGAGCAGGCGCAAGACCCCCCGGCCTCGCCTGTCGTTACGGGGTAAGACTATTCGACGCCTATTGTTCCGCCTCCGTGACGGAAATATCGTCAGGCGATCCGGACACTGCCTGTCTATCCCGCTGCAAGCGGTCGGCGTGCGTCAGGCGACGCGCGCCGCCGCCGTTTCGCGCATGGTGCCGGTGCCGCTACCTGCCGCTTCGTTGAGCATTTCGGCAACCAGAAACGCAAGTTCGAGCGATTGCTCGGCATTGAGACGCGGGTCGCAATGCGTGTGATAGCGATCGCCAAGGCGTTCCTCGGTGATCGCCACCGCGCCGCCGGTGCATTCGGTTACGTCCTGCCCGGTCATCTCGATATGGATGCCGCCGGGGTGCGAACCCTCGGCGCGGTGGACGGCGAAGAAGCCCTTCACCTCGCGCGTGATCCGGTCGAAGGGCCGGGTCTTGTAGCCGGTGTCGGACTTTACAACGTTGCCGTGCATCGGATCGCAAGACCACACCACCGGATGGCCTTCGCGCATCACCGCGCGCACCAGCTTGGGCAGGCCGTCCTCGACCTTGTCGTGACCATAGCGGCTGATCAGCGTAATCCGCCCGGCCTCGCGGCCCGGATTGAGATCATCGAGCAAGCGCAGCAGCGCGTCGGGCTCGAGGCTCGGCCCGCACTTCATGCCCAGCGGATTGCCAATCCCGCGCGCAAATTCGATATGTGCGCTGCCGGGGAAACGTGTGCGGTCGCCGATCCACAGCATGTGCGCGGATGTCGCATACCAGTCACCGGTGAGCGAATCGCGGCGGCTCATCGCCTGTTCGTAAGGCAGGAGCAGCGCTTCGTGGCTGGTGTAGAAGCTGGTGCCCTTCAACTGCGGCACGGTGCCGGGATCTACCCCGCAGGCCTCCATGAAGTCGAGCGCCTCGCCGATGCGGTCGGCCATCTCGCTGAACTTCTCGGTCCACGGCGTGCGCCCCATGAAGTCGAGCGTCCACTGGTGCACCTGCCGCAGATTGGCATAGCCGCCGCCCGCGAAGGCGCGCAGCAGGTTGAGCGTTGCGGCGGCCTGCGAATAGGCCTTCACCATCCGCTGCGGATCATTGCGCCGGCTGACGGGGTCGAATTCGATCCCGTTGATATTGTCGCCGAGATAGCTCGGCAGGGTCACGCCATTGATCGTTTCGGTGGGCGCCGAACGCGGCTTGGCGAACTGGCCCGCCATGCGCCCGACCTTTACCACCGGACGCTTGCTGGCGAAGGTCATCACGACCGCCATCTGCAATAGCAC is drawn from Erythrobacter neustonensis and contains these coding sequences:
- the egtB gene encoding ergothioneine biosynthesis protein EgtB, whose translation is MHRNQFSPGSTPDASGLACEFSALRSLTEALVAPLSDADATIQSMPDASPAKWHLAHTTWFWETFLLREHAPGYTLHNDRWPFLFNSYYEAEGARIARGARGLLSRPSLEEIFEWRAVVDAAMAPLLADPAHADLIALGIAHEQQHIELLLTDIKHALFQNPLGPAMWDARSSPPALTTAAMGWHQHPGGIAMVGHEGAGFAFDNEGPRHRVLLQPFALADRLVTNGEWDAFISDGGYAKPRLWLADGWAWVQSEHIRAPLYWGEDGTHFTHRGWQQRDPHAPVTHISYYEADAFATWAGARLPTEFEWEVIAAAHDPALGNQLDRASPPLPSGSPGLFGDCWQFTRSAYLPYPGFRVPDGAVGEYNGKFMSGQVVLRGASCATVRGHSRASYRNFFYPHQRWQFTGLRLAKDLIQ
- a CDS encoding class II 3-deoxy-7-phosphoheptulonate synthase, whose translation is MTVPDTWTPESWKAHEARHLPHYEDAAELAEAERTLSSYPPLVFAGEARALKADLAEVANGHGFLLQGGDCAESFAEFHPNNIRDTFRVLLQMAVVMTFASKRPVVKVGRMAGQFAKPRSAPTETINGVTLPSYLGDNINGIEFDPVSRRNDPQRMVKAYSQAAATLNLLRAFAGGGYANLRQVHQWTLDFMGRTPWTEKFSEMADRIGEALDFMEACGVDPGTVPQLKGTSFYTSHEALLLPYEQAMSRRDSLTGDWYATSAHMLWIGDRTRFPGSAHIEFARGIGNPLGMKCGPSLEPDALLRLLDDLNPGREAGRITLISRYGHDKVEDGLPKLVRAVMREGHPVVWSCDPMHGNVVKSDTGYKTRPFDRITREVKGFFAVHRAEGSHPGGIHIEMTGQDVTECTGGAVAITEERLGDRYHTHCDPRLNAEQSLELAFLVAEMLNEAAGSGTGTMRETAAARVA